A single region of the Plasmodium reichenowi strain SY57 chromosome 9, whole genome shotgun sequence genome encodes:
- a CDS encoding monocarboxylate transporter, putative, whose product IINSYGNLNIYLTSYLRYKGNNVTYRDVAFIYELTIITLGIFMLVGNIVQKKFGERITILACSLMTFLAFYLSSVYAHSYILLCIFMGFFYAVGYGICFTIPLSCAYKHFKNNRGFISGIIISAISLSPFLYCPLQTMLINKNNVSPVQKKINNSTEYYFDDKDVLNRVPNVLFLQSIIFLIFSTMGGFLATMEIKMDNDPEIKKQKKNLLSEEKNSNTNNVDKNIVDLEKNEEGYVATDKYKYNTNTDSNNIDIKNDHSRSTKSTKKKKKRKFGFGFMNDDKNNNDDNDSKQKGNSLFGMLTLDRIFADNYIGKYYNKKCTEDKFFFLLWISVVLFNCYINFVIMYWKIIGINYTHVEDKLITLNGSFINSLSNIAGRIIWGIIYDKIKINYTIFILGICIIFCCFILPIISHVYIYYVLVCALFYFCIGGSFVTIPVITLKKYGETHFSLNMSILYTSRIANTFLCSIIVASFYKMLQLRYLSYAFGIISSVSTLLMCILTK is encoded by the coding sequence GTATAATAAATTCGTATGgtaatttaaatatttatcttACGTCTTACTTGAGATATAAAGGGAACAATGTGACATACCGTGATGTAGCTTTCATATATGAGTTAACAATAATAACGTTGGGAATTTTTATGTTAGTAGGGAATATTGTTCAGAAAAAGTTTGGTGAGCGTATAACTATATTGGCTTGTAGTTTAATGACCTTTTTAgctttttatttatcttCAGTTTATGCACattcttatatattgttatgtatatttatggGTTTTTTTTATGCGGTAGGATATGGTATATGTTTTACGATACCTTTATCATGTGCttataaacattttaaaaacaatCGTGGTTTTATAAGtggaataataatatcagCTATATCCTTAAGtccatttttatattgtcCCTTACAAACAATGTtgattaataaaaataatgtttCTCCTGTccaaaagaaaataaataattccactgaatattattttgatgaTAAAGATGTTTTGAATAGAGTTCCAAACGTTTTATTTCTTCAAtcaattatttttttaatcttTTCTACTATGGGAGGATTTTTAGCAACCATGGAAATTAAAATGGACAATGATCCAGAAATTAAAAAgcaaaaaaagaatttattatcagaggaaaaaaattctaatacaaataatgttgataaaaatattgttgatttggaaaaaaatgaagaaggATATGTAGCTActgataaatataaatataatacaaatactgatagtaataatattgatataaAGAATGATCATTCACGATCAACTAAATCAAcgaagaaaaaaaagaaaagaaagTTTGGTTTTGGTTTTATgaatgatgataaaaataataatgatgataatgatagTAAACAAAAAGGAAACTCTCTTTTTGGTATGTTAACATTAGATAGAATATTTGCAGATAATTATATtggaaaatattataataaaaaatgtacaGAAGATAaattcttctttttattatggATATCAgttgtattatttaattgttatatcaattttgttattatgtATTGGAAAATTATAGGTATTAATTATACACATGTTGAAGATAAATTAATTACTTTAAATGGAAGTTTTATTAATAGTTTATCAAATATAGCTGGAAGAATAATATGGGGAATAAtttatgataaaattaaaattaattatacTATATTCATATTAGGAATATGTATTATCTTCTGTTGTTTTATCTTACCAATTATATcacatgtatatatttattatgttttaGTATGTGctctattttatttctgCATAGGGGGTAGCTTTGTAACTATACCTGTTATTACtctaaaaaaatatggagAAACACACTTTTCTTTGAATATGtctattttatatacaagTAGAATAGCTAATACATTCTTGTGTAGTATAATTGTTGCATccttttataaaatgttaCAGTTAAGATATTTGAGTTACGCGTTTGGTATAATATCATCGGTATCAACCTTACTTATGTGTATCTTGACAAAATAA